Within Malus domestica chromosome 04, GDT2T_hap1, the genomic segment AGATTTTTTATCCTATTAAGGGGTTGGAGAATGAGGGAGGTGAGGGTAAAGATGaatttaagaaaaataagaagatgaagaaagaggAGGCGAAGCCGAGGGTTGTGACAGCAGAAGATGAAAAGTATAGGTTGGGTTATGGAGTTGCTGGCAAAGGAGTTAAGTTGCCTTGGTACCTTGACAGGCTGAGTGCGGATGCAAATGAAGAGAGTGCCAAAGTTGATGAATTGTCAGGAGCagataaagagaagaagaagaacaagagtGGGAAGAAGACATTGGAGGAATTGAGAGAAGAACGGTTGGAAAGGGAGAAGCGAGAGAAGGAAAGGGAACGGACTCTGATACTGAACAAGAGCCGAAAAGATGGAGCTGCTTTTAAGGATAGAGGGTTTTATAGGAGGTGAGTTTACAGTCGTGCAGTTAATAGACAtgatgtttgatttttttatttctactgTATTTTGTACTCTGTATAATGAAATTGTTTGGTAAGTAATGTTATCTATTGCGATTACAGTTTGAATTGGTAAGATGATGTTATTGCTGTGTATATGATGTACTATGATGTTGTAATATACAGTGGAATGATATCCTGCAAATGACAGTATGTTAAGATCTCACATCTCCTGGTTGAAAAAGTTATTTGTAGTTAAGAAAAACCCAAGAATCTTCTGAGAATGGTTTTTGCTCTCTTCCGGTTGCACCTTGTTATATAAGGGTGCGCAGTGAAATTTTATGATTCATACAGCCAGCCGACACAACTTAATGTTAATGTTGAAAAGGCTTGGTTGTGGTTGTTGTCGTGATTTTTAGCCTTGTCTTCTCCTTCTACGTtcctcatttggtttttgtttcttggttcCCCTTGATTTATTTAATCCTAAGGCTACATGAAATGAGGAGTGTAGGGGGAGAAGGAGGGATCGTAAATCACTTACCTTTAAAGTAAATGAGTTAAGCAAGTGCAATTCTGTTGTTGTCAAAGCATATTGCGAGTTGCAATTGTGCTTGTATTTGGTTCATAAGGAAGCCTATTGATCCGAACTACTTGTGGTGCATGAGAAATCGAAAACTCGTATATACAGGGATGACGAACAATCACTGTATAAAAAGAccgggaaatttggaaaaataaccaaaatttggACATCGTATAGAATTATAGCTACCCTTTTAAGTTTAAGATAATTATAACCAATAGTTGATataaaagtactaatatacccttaaaATGAGGTCTACTTGTATTTGCCAAAAAGTGAGACGCCATTGCAGGTGAAGAAATTGATCCAACCGCCAGCCGTCGTCGCCACCATCTCTAGTAAGTAGCATGTCCGCAGAACTCTcgatttttcattttcatttcgtATTTATGTCTATCTGTACACTTCTCTTTCAGAAAAAATCTGTTTACTTTGTTGATTTCGCTGAGGTTTTTGTGAAATTTGTTGATAGTGGCAGTGAAGCTACAATCTTTCATGTCTCCTCCGTTCGATTAAGGTATTCCTGATTAAGCATTCCATCATTAGTAGATTTCAAAGCTTTTAGATTTGTGAGTTTCTGGCTCTTAAGATCACACGTCTCACATTTACTCTTACATGTGGTGTCAAATACTCCACATGGTGACGAACTTGGAAATCCAATTTGCTTGCATTGAGGTTCTCTTTTCATCGCTGTACCATCTGAAAGCAGCAGTTCTTCCTTAATCGACTGATCTTCTTGAAGTCTCATTAAAAGCACTTAGAAAAGGTCGGAGAAGGTATTGGACACAATTGTAATTTAATAGTTACTCTCTTTATGCCTTAGCATTAATGATCAAATGCTGAACGACGACCTATGTTGTTCTTCAGAAAAAATGGCAGGTGCAGTTTTTTTTACGGTTAAGAGTGAGGAAGTTTATAGTGATTAAGGGCATATAAGTACTTTCatatcattttgttttgttataattatcattttctggttataattatcataaacttTAAAGAgtggctataattctatatgagATCCAAATTTTGATTACGTTTTCAAATTTCCCATAAAGACCGACACAAAATGTAGTCCCAGTGACGTAATCAAATACATCCAACAGATAAAGACATACACAAAATGTAGTTCTAGTGACGTAATCCGTGTAATAGATGTTTACCATATGTTTAAAAAGTGAACCACCTGTTCAATAAATGTTTTGACACAGGATGAATTGGTGAGAAAATAGTCTATTGTAGGATTGGGCCCTGAAAGAAACCTTACCCGACCACAGTGGCGGATCTAGGATTCTTACATTGGGTGGTCCTAATCACCCAATGTAAAACgtccaaaaaaagaaataaatgataaacttacaaaaactaaataataatattttttcatTCATAAATCATGGTAAAAACAAAGCTAGGTCATCATGAATAAAATCCCTTCTTCTAATTTGTAAGTActtgtcacttagtattacggtctaatggtattcttcttcacttgtaagtgagaggttttaggtttaattctcgccaaaggcgaatttgaaccatattattgctatctcattatgaggctaaacccaccccTTCCCtcctagtgtagataatatcaattgttcaaaaaaaaaaaaattgtaaatactTTGATAACTTTTCACAATTTtacggaaaaagaaaaaaaaagtttttcttttgttaaatagAAATAAAGGTAATGGTTCCTATTAAGATCATGTAGTATTATTGTATTAGTAGAGATAGAGTATACAATTCAAGTAAATCTTATTTCTATGAAAAAAATGATTTACATGTAATTTACAAAATACGGGATTCTTGGCACATAAAATAGGATTCACAACAAAAAACCGCGCCTTTAACCATTTCATCCAATAAagatttaaccaaaaaaaaaaataaacacatagagattataaaaattaaaaataaaataataagaaatagAATAGTAGATGAGAAAGTGCTTTT encodes:
- the LOC103415239 gene encoding uncharacterized protein, producing MGGHGGLNILPQKRWNVYNFDNREKVRQDEEAAAKEEQLKREQSRKRDAEFRLEQLRTARGLAPVSQGKEPAAMESSPAAVGSKSAAVGSKSAAVKSKPGHINLFEGIKIFYPIKGLENEGGEGKDEFKKNKKMKKEEAKPRVVTAEDEKYRLGYGVAGKGVKLPWYLDRLSADANEESAKVDELSGADKEKKKNKSGKKTLEELREERLEREKREKERERTLILNKSRKDGAAFKDRGFYRR